In Mya arenaria isolate MELC-2E11 chromosome 1, ASM2691426v1, the genomic stretch taggaGTAAGATCAAACACGCGTATATGAACCGTTAATGAAATATAGGACTAACATCACATCAAAAACGCGTATATGAACCTTTAATGAAATATAGGAGTAACATCACATCAAAAACGCGTAGAtgaactttaaatgaaataaagaagtaACATCATATGTATCGCGTGTGGATTTTTGGTGTATTCATAATAAAACAGGGTTATttgtactgcgttttgatctgGGAGGTTGTGTTCGACTCGAGAGGAAtgttgcagattcggatttcacaaggcgcaagccgagtgaaatcaaaatctgcaaaaatccatgagagtcgaatacgacattccggtTCAAAACGCAATACttataacccttttattatatacactactggttagatcacttaaaagtcACATGccttcataataaatgtcattatatcgacgcactattttgttttatgacgtcattttaacatcgtgcaacgatacttgttatgacgtgacgtcataaGAGTTGAATACCGCCGTATTGCACAGGAGTTTgggatatgtattgcgtgtggatttataatgggtatataataaaacccGTAACTAAACTGGTTGAGAAACATCACAACAGATACtgcattaataaaacataactgaCTTTTTAAATGTGCTTAAGAAATTTAACTGCTTTGAGCTGTTTCAAAAGGAATAAGCTGTTCTTCAACatattttcgtgtatttggaattAAAATATACTCGCCAAAACTCTATATTATGTGTTTACCAGTGAATGGTAAATCACTGAGTCATTCCAACACAACCATCTTTAATAATATCAGATAACCTTCTAATAAACGTCAATTGTGTTAGTTACATCTAACAACATGCCAAATACTTACGAAAGTAACACTGGACGTTGACGTGCCGATGAACGCCTTAGATCCCAACTCCGTAACTCTTCactttaataatgttatttacacGTAAAGAACGTACCTTTAACTTGAATGTGTCGTCTATTATTTGATGTAGTAGTGTGTTATTTGTACATTAATACACATAAGGGTTTTTGCtactttcatgtttttaaaaacacagaCGATAATGGTATCTCCGATAGGAAGATGTGTTGCAGAATAATGGTGCTAGAATGATCGTTCAAATGATACAAAGGTCATGACTGGAACCAAAATCAGGGTTAAACGTCCACAAAAATAGATGTTTACCATGCCATAGGAATTGTTTCGCCGTGTATAtgttatagttttaaatattgacaaaacacCTCAACTTGTGTTGTTTTTGGTTGCATTTTAGATTTACAATTGTCCGAAGTCATGACAGATGTACAACCGGACGAACGGGATGCTAGTACGAAAGAAGAAACCATGGAAATAGATTCCGAACAAACTTTGGGCCAGGAGGTTAAGTATTCCGAGACCATGTCCAAAACAAATGATGGCAAAGCTGAGTCATCAAAGGACAAAACGTATTCAGAAACTATTGACGTCAGCGGATCTCTGGCGTCCAGTAGCATTGAAGCATCAGTGATTGACGAGGATGAGTGTAAATTAGGCGAGATATGTGCTGATGATTACGTGAAGATTGTTCGTTTTTGCGAATTGTGCGCCGCGCAAGATATCGTTCAAAATGCAGAGAAGTATTGTCCAGTATGTGATGATGAATTGATGTGCGATTCATGTAGCAAAATTCACAACCGTAAAAAAGCAACTAAATCGCACGTGCTGCTGCCCATAAGTAAGCTTGACGAGGAGGAAGCTAGAATGATGTGCCAGCCTTGTACGGTTAGAGATGATAAGAACCAAGCTATGTTTGTTTGTCCAGAATGCAATGATATTCCCTTTTGCTCCGACTGCGCAAATGTACATCACGTCGCCAGTGAGAGTCATGCTTTACTGACCATAGAAGACTTTAAAGCAGCCGTTGAAGACAAATGCTCTCTGAGGTAAAGTGGCACTGTgtgttttgtatattaaatgtttagCATATAAAGATCCAACCAAGGTGTCCGTCTATCACCCAATACTTTTGAGTTCGATACACACCAGGGTaactcatggcctctcaaaacaaaggacaccagtactggtttctaccggGGAAAGGGACTAGGTAGTGATTTATTTCAGCTTtgaagtgtttttacaatcCAAGTTCAATAAACACTATATAATGGAATCAATAAGCTgcttttagctcaccttagccgtaggctgagggtgagctattaggatcgatgattgtccgtcgcctgtcgtccgtccacacttagtttgttaacactttagGGGTCACATTTTTGTCTCAATTGTCACGagacttggtcaggatgtttgtccagtaattactcggacaagttcgaatatgggtcatctggggtcaataactaggtcacatagcccaaatatggaaaaacattgtaaacactctagaggtaacattttcagcccaaatattctggaaatttgtcagaaagctTGGgttaatgatttctagctcaagttcgaatatgggtcatatGGGTTCAAAAACTAGAttacagagcccaaatatggaaaaaccttgttaacactctagaggtaacattttcagccccaataacctggaaatttgtcagaaaggttgttttgatgatttatagctcaagttcgaatatgggtcaaaaactaggtcatagaGCCCAAATATGATAAAACCTTGTTTACATTCTAGAGATAACATTTTtggcccaaatatcctggaaatttgtcagaaaggttgttttgacgatttctagctcaagttcgaatatgggtcatctggggaaAACTAGGtaacagagcccaaatatggaaataccttgtaaACACTCtaaaggtaacattttcagcccaaatatcctggaaatttgtcaaaagGTTTTTTCGACGAtgtctagctcaagtttgattatgggtcatctggggtcaaacactaggtcacagagcccaaatatggaaataccttgctaacactctagaggttacattttagcccaaatatccttgaaatttgtcagaaaggttgtttcgatgatttctagctcaagttcgaatatgggtaatctggggtcaaaaactaggtcacagagcccaaacatggaaataccttgttaacactcaagaggtaacattttcatacatcaGTGGagccaaatccctgttattgccctttaactatcaacaagtctatagcacaaaattttactgaggtgagcgatatagggccatcttggccctcttgttctCATTACGGTATATGGCATGTGTACACAGTAATACAGTACACAGCTGATTTGTTATTCGTCTTAGGTATGCGGGTGTCAAATCAAGGGGCGGTTATACAAACGAGGCGTCACCTAGTAAAAAACTGAAACGATGTCAACAAGAGCGGGTATATATTTTGTGTGATTTTTGAGTGTTCAACAAATAATTTACCACGTTCTCATTGGTATTGCGGCGATAGATATGTAGGCATGGTCATTTTACTGTTAATCTATACATTTCGTAATGATTATGCTAATGTTTGACCTAAATGAGTAATTTGGTGTCGAAGAAAATTTAAATTCTGATTTTAATTGAGCTTATGAACCGCATATCACcccttttatgtttaaatgttttaggaTCGCCCTGGCAAGCCTAGGGCATCAGATATTGGCTCCGACACAGTAACTCTTTCTTGGGAAAAGCCCGCAGACTTTAGACAGAGCGATTACTTTCAAATAGGATATAAAGATTTGAATGGTGGAAGAAAATGGCGATTCTATCAAGGAGAATTTACAGAGTCTACCGTCAGACTAACGAATTTGAAGTCCGACACAAAGTTCGTATTCAGAGTCAGGGTTTATGATGACATTGAAGGCCCGTACAGTGAGGAAAGTGACGAGATTGTAATTGCATCTTCACTTGCTTCACGGCTGGTCAATTATGCTGTAAGGGTGGACGATGGCGACAGCGCTCCTGCATTATACGCATTGCCGATGACTGAAGTAGCCAAAGCTAGAAACCAGAACGCAAGGACAAGGAAATTTGAAATAGGTGAAGTAGATATATCCAACAGGCATTGCTACAAACTAAGCGCAGTGGTAATCTGCCGTCACTATTATCACGCAATTATTAtctggaaattatttttatatatcaaatgtaacattttatattgtaatagtttaaacaaaaagtacCGGAATTAGATCAAATtagattatttttcaaaacaataatagcAGAACTCATGCTTTTTTTCGTACATGTTCGCAATGAAGTTTATTCTGCTCGTCAAGGTTAATCACAGCGTAGGAGACTGGTAGTGCATGCAGTGTAAACGACAATGCTTTTATATACTTTTccatcatttcttttaaatatgcgtttttttatgaatgcaggAACACGACCAAAGCACATCTTAAACGAGAAGACGATTATGATGATCGGGGAAACTGGCACTGGAAAAAGCACTCTCGTTGATGGCATGGCAAACTACATTTTGAGTGTCAACTGGGACGACCCATTTAGATTTACAATCATTAATCtggaagaagaagaaaaacagCGTACGAAAAATCAGGTATATTTATTGTGCATGTccttatttttgtatgaatacTAAACGCACTAGATTAAATATTAAGTaatagtaaacatttttttctttatcatttcTATGTGACAAAATATACACTTTGTGTTATGCCATTTAATCACTAATGTTGTACTTGTTTTGCTTTAGGCCTTGTCCCAGACTGAATGGGTCACGTGCTACACAATTCATCCGGAAAAAGGGAGCCGCCTGTCCTACTCTATTAACATCATAGACACGCCAGGTTTTGGTGACACCCGTGGCATAGAACGTGATCAAGAAATCGTGAACCAAATACGCGAAATGTTTTCCAAAAAGGGTCCAAAAGGCGTTCTTTCCATTGATGCTATTTGCTTTCTGATCAAGGCTCCAGATGCAAGGCTTACGCCTGTACAAAGCTATATATTCCAGTCGATCATGTCCATCTTTGGAAAAGATATTGAGAACAACATATGTTCCTTGATTACATTCGCAGATGGAGTTGACCCTCCAGTTCTTGCGGCTTTGTTGGAATCGGGTTTGCCATTTGGTACAAGATTTACTTTTAATAACTCTGGACTTTTTGCAAAGAATGTCGATGTAGACGACACAAGTTTAGCCCCTATGTTTTGGGATATGGGGATGAAAGGTTTTCGTAACTTTTTCCAAACACTCGACACAATGAGTACAAAGAGCCTTCAGATGACTAGTGACGTTTTGTATGAAAGAAATCGCCTGGAGGTAACCATAAAAAATCTGGAACCAAAACTGGACGCCGGCCTATCGAAGGTCAATCAACTTAAAGCAGAGATAAAGCTATTTGCAGACCATAAAGCTGATATCGCAGACAACAAGGACTTCGAGTACACAGTAAGTTCAACACGACAGGTTAAAAAAGATTTGCCTCGTGGACAGCATGTGACAAATTGCACGCATTGTCATTTCACATGTCATGATAATTGCGCCTACGCAAATGACGATGACAAAATCAATTGCAGCGCTATGTCTGGAGGATACTGTACGAATTGCCCGGACAAATGTTTCTGGAAACAGCATGCCAACACACCATACATCTTTACTTACATCACGGTGGAAGAAAACAAAACGTATGGTGAAATGAAAGCAAAGTACGAAGATGCTTCCGGTAAATTGCTAACACAAGAACAACTTCTTGAAGAGATGGGTCAAGAACTAGAAGATATGATTGACGTTATAGAAGACATGATGATCGTGGTACGAGATTGCAATGCCCGTCTTGCAGAAATCGCCCTTCGACCAAACCCGCTGACCATGGTTGACCATATAGACCTTATGATCGAGAATGAGAAGATGCACAAGAAACAAAGGTGGTTAAATCGCGTCAGGACGTTGCAGTCATTCCGGAAACGCGcccttattcaaaatgatgTTGAGACATTTCACAGGGAAGCACATACCATCGGTGTTTGTGGCAAACGAAATAATCGCGACCAGAAGTCCGTATTCCAGCGCATTCGTGATGTATTCCACTGGTAATATTCTGAGGACATGAATAGAAGCATAATACGAGTTAATCAAGTTTAACATTAGCTTATGCTTTAATAGCTTATGTCCATGACTGTATCAAGAGTCGTTAAAATGTTTTGGATCTTCCCATTCATCAAATAGTGTATGATTTTGAGAGACTTTGATATAGATCCTCTACgatatataaatgtatgctGATGTATATAGTATGAAAGTATGTGATGCGTATATgaaatgtttcctttttattcaatgtatttttattgcataGGAAAGTGTTTTTGTGTccgaacaaatattttattgctaaaTGCTCAACAAaggtattaaatgtttatatgcacaataaTTTCTGAATAATATCgtcagtttaaaaacaaaataattcaggCTTTTCATCTGTGTATCCTTTCAACATGGTTTTGAATGTAAGATTTTGACTCGTCTGTAACTGTAATTTCGGTAGTTGAAAGCACATTGGATTTACCTTTACCTTTTATTATAAATAGTTCGCAAATAACCAAAAAACGCAACAATGGACAATGTTAGTAAACGACATCGTAAATgtgttcttgttttgttaagtgtAAAATTTTCATGTTTGCTCGTGTGTGTCTTATGAGACGTAACACGTAAAGTTTGTCTGCTGAAACGGCTTagaaattttgataattatgattattataatggactggaaataaatgttgtctgtaaacatgttcttgcgTGTTTCATTTATATCTTATCTATTTTTCAAGCAACATTAATTCTGTCGAACGTTCGCAAACTTTTAAAGGAAGAATGTAACATAGTTTATACAAAAAACCAAAACCAGCGTTCTGAATTTGATCATGTTAAAATAGACTTAAGATTGTTTGAGTTTTAGCCAGGTCGTTGAGTAACTTTAGAAGCTGTACCACTCATTTTGGAACACGGAATTTAATGGGGTTTAAATCAGTAAATGTAACTGAGCGGGTTGTACGTGGAACGCAGACTCAAATATGGCATCACTCGGCATGCAGACCAtgaatataattcaattttacttGTTACGCGGGATTTGGGTTCAAAATGGTCAAGTATTGTTTCCGCAGGTGTGAGGGAAGTTATATGCTCATTTTAGGACAATTTTGAGGTTGATAGCTCGTTTAAGCCCGTTTAAGCCCATATGGACTTAACTATTACACTGTTTATTCATACACGTTAACCCAAAACATTATTGATAACGATATGTTATTATTTGCTAAATCTGTATCCTGTCTCTTGTGCGTTGAATATTATAGACATTGATGGTTATTTCAACCTCGTAGTAAAATGTTAACGAGGATTGTCGTCCCTACTGttaccattgttatattgtaaaatgtgcTATACGCATGAACACATCATAATACCGcagttatacatgtatctattgTAAGATAGAATCGATGTGAGCATGTGTTTATGTGAATAAGGGAACGTCGATATCAGGTTTTTACTACAAACACGTGCATATGCATAAACAACTTCATAATTCATCAATCGCTAGAAACGACACAGTTGGCGACAAGTTGTTTTATTCGTTTCCTCAAATGTGTCTTCAATTTTAATAGTTCTATTAAATCCATTTATGTTAAGCAAACGTTAACGTTCATTTCTCTTTACGACTTATTACTTTTATTGAAGCAAGCTCTGATCGGGATACTCATAATGCGGAAGAAGCAGAGAAACATTGAGCAAAAATCGTATTGTTCAgctattttttatcaatatctaaatCGTTATTTCCTATTAGTATTAATTGATtagaatgataaaaaacaagttAAACAGTTCAGAAAGCAAAATCTGtgttagttttgttttcattctgaTGAATAAAACAAGACATGACAAGTAAACTTTAAGGTCATAACGTTATGCTTATATGCACTATAAAGGTGCGATAGCTTTGCCGATTAATATCTTGATATAAGTTACAGACCTTGTGTTGTATGTCGTGACATACTAAGCGATTTTAGTCTTGACTTGTATCACCTTACTTAAATATTAGTCAACAAATAGAGTGCACTTTTTATTCAGAAATTTAATAAATTCGCAAATAAGATGATTGTAAATTTCCTTCTTGCGAATATCTTTTTATTCAGAAATTTAATAAATTCGCAAATAAGATGATTGTAAATTTCCTTCTTGCGAATATGTTTCATcagaaaaatcaacaacaaacacGAGTAAAGAACGATGGGACATTTATCAACAATATCTACATATACTTGTTTTAGTTCAAACGAAATTCCTCTAACAGTCATTGTTCGTAATGAAGTTAAAGTGAACATTGATTGATAGTCTTGCATTGAAGGTGCACAGACATGAGCATGTAGAAAACAACGGCATGCATGCGTCTCGATCTTTGCGCATTGTATTGcaacacaacaaaaatacagtgtcaattaaatatatatgtatacgtAAATATCACATCAGGTAATGTATAtcacaaatatgtaaataaaatgttcaaaaatgtatatttcttatatataacTATAGAGACAGATAAATTATGGTATCCCTTATATTTCTATCTAAATTTCGAATGACAACCCCCTATATAGTTGGTATCGTGGAAATGAGTAgagaaaaaatgcatgtattataCCCAAAACATTTGTTAGACACCGGTATTTAAATAGTGCAAAAGTAATTCCATTTGTTTTTGTCCTTGCAAGAAAAATCATAACGTTTAGTGAGAAATAGTTATATTCGTAAGCAGCAAGTCAACGtatgtcaaacaaaacaaaacataaatgaaccataaaaagtacttaatttatacagctggTCCTTGATATAAAGTTAATacatcatacataaatacataaattaaatgGTGATAAAGTGCagactaaatgttttgaaaaatgcaaaaaacatacacaacaagTGCTTATAATAATGATCAGcagtttcaatatttatcaCAGTCCGAGaatcacaataaaaaaacttgatTTAAAATGGACGATTAGAATGTAATCATTATGAATACTGAGAATAAATACGTACATATGTTCaccagaaataaaacaatatccgAATTCAAATGGGGAACAAATGATGCAGCTTTGATCAAGAGTGGATAAGTCTTATTCGTAACAGCTATTACACATATAATCCTTAtcttatataaaatgattgagaatatatataataaaacacactATATTGcctttcatgtaaaataattttcaaattgcaTACAACAAGGCCAGCTGTTATCATGAAATGAAAACCTGACCTCAAGGATGATAACATTATCAATGCGATATAATTTTAAGGGACAGACTAAATTCAGTTGTTTTGGGGGATGGTAGTCTTCGATTCTAATACGCACTTTCCCAAATCGTGTGGCGTTTAAAACGTTAAGTGTGGTCCTGTACTAAACCTGTCATAGTTGAACGGTTATTTATAACAATCTTGCAGTGAATTTATGTCAAAGGTTTTTCACATCTATGATAATCGCCTCCGGTGCTGTTTGAGGAGTTCCATCACACGGATGAAAGAACTACACG encodes the following:
- the LOC128246597 gene encoding uncharacterized protein LOC128246597 isoform X1 codes for the protein MLTIASIFMHAYMYLLAVWVPHFYIKNAQPDLQLSEVMTDVQPDERDASTKEETMEIDSEQTLGQEVKYSETMSKTNDGKAESSKDKTYSETIDVSGSLASSSIEASVIDEDECKLGEICADDYVKIVRFCELCAAQDIVQNAEKYCPVCDDELMCDSCSKIHNRKKATKSHVLLPISKLDEEEARMMCQPCTVRDDKNQAMFVCPECNDIPFCSDCANVHHVASESHALLTIEDFKAAVEDKCSLRYAGVKSRGGYTNEASPSKKLKRCQQERDRPGKPRASDIGSDTVTLSWEKPADFRQSDYFQIGYKDLNGGRKWRFYQGEFTESTVRLTNLKSDTKFVFRVRVYDDIEGPYSEESDEIVIASSLASRLVNYAVRVDDGDSAPALYALPMTEVAKARNQNARTRKFEIGTRPKHILNEKTIMMIGETGTGKSTLVDGMANYILSVNWDDPFRFTIINLEEEEKQRTKNQALSQTEWVTCYTIHPEKGSRLSYSINIIDTPGFGDTRGIERDQEIVNQIREMFSKKGPKGVLSIDAICFLIKAPDARLTPVQSYIFQSIMSIFGKDIENNICSLITFADGVDPPVLAALLESGLPFGTRFTFNNSGLFAKNVDVDDTSLAPMFWDMGMKGFRNFFQTLDTMSTKSLQMTSDVLYERNRLEVTIKNLEPKLDAGLSKVNQLKAEIKLFADHKADIADNKDFEYTVSSTRQVKKDLPRGQHVTNCTHCHFTCHDNCAYANDDDKINCSAMSGGYCTNCPDKCFWKQHANTPYIFTYITVEENKTYGEMKAKYEDASGKLLTQEQLLEEMGQELEDMIDVIEDMMIVVRDCNARLAEIALRPNPLTMVDHIDLMIENEKMHKKQRWLNRVRTLQSFRKRALIQNDVETFHREAHTIGVCGKRNNRDQKSVFQRIRDVFHW
- the LOC128246597 gene encoding uncharacterized protein LOC128246597 isoform X2; amino-acid sequence: MTDVQPDERDASTKEETMEIDSEQTLGQEVKYSETMSKTNDGKAESSKDKTYSETIDVSGSLASSSIEASVIDEDECKLGEICADDYVKIVRFCELCAAQDIVQNAEKYCPVCDDELMCDSCSKIHNRKKATKSHVLLPISKLDEEEARMMCQPCTVRDDKNQAMFVCPECNDIPFCSDCANVHHVASESHALLTIEDFKAAVEDKCSLRYAGVKSRGGYTNEASPSKKLKRCQQERDRPGKPRASDIGSDTVTLSWEKPADFRQSDYFQIGYKDLNGGRKWRFYQGEFTESTVRLTNLKSDTKFVFRVRVYDDIEGPYSEESDEIVIASSLASRLVNYAVRVDDGDSAPALYALPMTEVAKARNQNARTRKFEIGTRPKHILNEKTIMMIGETGTGKSTLVDGMANYILSVNWDDPFRFTIINLEEEEKQRTKNQALSQTEWVTCYTIHPEKGSRLSYSINIIDTPGFGDTRGIERDQEIVNQIREMFSKKGPKGVLSIDAICFLIKAPDARLTPVQSYIFQSIMSIFGKDIENNICSLITFADGVDPPVLAALLESGLPFGTRFTFNNSGLFAKNVDVDDTSLAPMFWDMGMKGFRNFFQTLDTMSTKSLQMTSDVLYERNRLEVTIKNLEPKLDAGLSKVNQLKAEIKLFADHKADIADNKDFEYTVSSTRQVKKDLPRGQHVTNCTHCHFTCHDNCAYANDDDKINCSAMSGGYCTNCPDKCFWKQHANTPYIFTYITVEENKTYGEMKAKYEDASGKLLTQEQLLEEMGQELEDMIDVIEDMMIVVRDCNARLAEIALRPNPLTMVDHIDLMIENEKMHKKQRWLNRVRTLQSFRKRALIQNDVETFHREAHTIGVCGKRNNRDQKSVFQRIRDVFHW
- the LOC128246597 gene encoding uncharacterized protein LOC128246597 isoform X4, whose protein sequence is MLTIASIFMHAYMYLLAVWVPHFYIKNAQPDLQLSEVMTDVQPDERDASTKEETMEIDSEQTLGQEVKYSETMSKTNDGKAESSKDKTYSETIDVSGSLASSSIEASVIDEDECKLGEICADDYVKIVRFCELCAAQDIVQNAEKYCPVCDDELMCDSCSKIHNRKKATKSHVLLPISKLDEEEARMMCQPCTVRDDKNQAMFVCPECNDIPFCSDCANVHHVASESHALLTIEDFKAAVEDKCSLRYAGVKSRGGYTNEASPSKKLKRCQQERDRPGKPRASDIGSDTVTLSWEKPADFRQSDYFQIGYKDLNGGRKWRFYQGEFTESTVRLTNLKSDTKFVFRVRVYDDIEGPYSEESDEIVIASSLASRLVNYAVRVDDGDSAPALYALPMTEVAKARNQNARTRKFEIGTRPKHILNEKTIMMIGETGTGKSTLVDGMANYILSVNWDDPFRFTIINLEEEEKQRTKNQALSQTEWVTCYTIHPEKGSRLSYSINIIDTPGFGDTRGIERDQEIVNQIREMFSKKGPKGVLSIDAICFLIKAPDARLTPVQSYIFQSIMSIFGKDIENNICSLITFADGVDPPVLAALLESGLPFGTRFTFNNSGLFAKNVDVDDTSLAPMFWDMGMKGFRNFFQTLDTMSTKSLQMTSDVLYERNRLEVTIKNLEPKLDAGLSKVNQLKAEIKLFADHKADIADNKDFEYTRYVWRILYELPGQMFLETACQHTIHLYLHHGGRKQNVW